In Spinacia oleracea cultivar Varoflay chromosome 5, BTI_SOV_V1, whole genome shotgun sequence, a single window of DNA contains:
- the LOC110787298 gene encoding 60S ribosomal protein L17-2-like codes for MVKYSQEPVNPTKSCKARGSDLRCHFKNTRETAFALRKMPLGKAKRYLEDVLAHKQAIPFRRFCRGVGRTAQAKNRHSNGQGRWPVKSANFVLDLLKNAESNAETKGLDIGSLYISHIQVNQAQKQRRRTYRAHGRINPYMSHPCHIELTLSEKEEAVRKEPESQLATSK; via the exons ATG GTGAAGTATTCACAAGAACCAGTAAACCCCACCAAGT CTTGCAAGGCTAGAGGCTCGGATCTCAGATGTCATTTTAAG AACACAAGAGAAACAGCCTTTGCACTCAGGAAAATGCCTCTAGGCAAGGCTAAAAGGTACTTGGAGGATGTCCTTGCACACAAGCAAGCAATTCCATTCCGTCGTTTTTGTAGAGGAGTTGGACGAACTGCTCAGGCAAAAAACCGTCATTCAAATGGACAAGGACGTTGGCCTGTTAAGTCTGCAAATTTTGTTTTGGACTTGCTGAAAAATGCTGAGAGTAATGCTGAA ACGAAAGGACTGGATATAGGTTCCCTATACATCTCACACATTCAGGTGAACCAAGCTCAAAAGCAGAGACGCCGTACATACCGTGCTCATGGAAGAATCAATC CTTACATGTCACATCCATGCCACATTGAGCTAACCTTGTCAGAAAAGGAAGAAGCTGTGAGGAAAGAG CCCGAGTCTCAGTTGGCCACCAGCAAGTAG
- the LOC110780038 gene encoding F-box/FBD/LRR-repeat protein At1g13570 isoform X1 — MQHKGPISKFSLHIPSRIDHDPDITQWLMFLSMNCINELYIDNWKLKSILKLPNQLFSCDQLTKLTLDLCMLNPPPLFSGFQKLIFIHLNNVSYPSNEAFRRFVASCPVLEELSIHDDYVSHQLPCLVINAPKLKYLSISRTFQSVCLNGSESLLSVSIFLAKLVQNPNKTKTQELIQFLASACKLEYLCFTRYFIKMLVAGGVSTILPVTTFTHVTNLRLTALHSWKELSCVVAIIRSCPNVQKLHISVNISETSSDVAENSLMSCNLPDKIFATPLH, encoded by the exons ATGCAGCACAAAGGTCCCATCTCCAAATTCAGTCTTCACATCCCAAGTCGTATAGATCACGACCCAGATATTACACAATGGTTAATGTTCCTGTCGATGAACTGCATCAATGAACTATACATAGATAATTGGAAACTCAAGTCCATTTTAAAGTTACCTAATCAACTTTTCAGTTGTGATCAGTTGACAAAGTTGACACTAGACTTATGTATGTTAAACCCTCCTCCCCTGTTTTCTGGATTTCAGAAGCTCATCTTCATCCATCTTAATAATGTAAGTTACCCGAGTAATGAGGCTTTCAGACGCTTTGTTGCCAGTTGCCCGGTTCTTGAGGAATTAAGTATTCATGATGATTATGTTTCTCATCAATTACCATGTCTAGTTATCAATGCACCTAAGCTCAAGTACTTGTCCATCTCTAGAACGTTTCAGTCTGTCTGTCTTAATGGTTCTGAAAGTCTCTTGTCAGTTTCAATCTTTTTAGCCAAACTGGTTCAGAATCCTAATAAGACAAAGACACAAGAGTTGATCCAATTCCTTGCATCTGCTTGTAAACTTGAATATCTTTGTTTTACAAGGTACTTTATCAAG ATGTTGGTTGCAGGTGGTGTATCAACAATTCTTCCTGTGACGACCTTTACACATGTGACGAATTTGCGGCTAACAGCTCTTCACTCCTGGAAGGAACTGTCCTGTGTTGTTGCCATAATTCGAAGTTGTCCTAATGTTCAAAAACTACATATATCA GTAAATATTTCTGAGACGAGCAGTGATGTTGCTGAGAACAGCTTGATGAGTTGTAACCTTCCGGACAAAATTTTCGCAACTCCGTTACATTAA
- the LOC110780038 gene encoding F-box/LRR-repeat protein At3g26922 isoform X2 translates to MDERDLISELPKDLKYRIMEQLPMKDAARMSTLSKHWNENWFTLPSLVLNGGVSTILPVTTFTHVTNLRLTALHSWKELSCVVAIIRSCPNVQKLHISVNISETSSDVAENSLMSCNLPDKIFATPLH, encoded by the exons ATGGATGAACGAGATCTAATCAGTGAACTTCCCAAGGATCTAAAGTACCGTATCATGGAACAGTTACCCATGAAAGATGCTGCAAGGATGAGCACATTGTCAAAACACTGGAATGAGAACTGGTTCACACTTCCATCACTTGTCCTTAACG GTGGTGTATCAACAATTCTTCCTGTGACGACCTTTACACATGTGACGAATTTGCGGCTAACAGCTCTTCACTCCTGGAAGGAACTGTCCTGTGTTGTTGCCATAATTCGAAGTTGTCCTAATGTTCAAAAACTACATATATCA GTAAATATTTCTGAGACGAGCAGTGATGTTGCTGAGAACAGCTTGATGAGTTGTAACCTTCCGGACAAAATTTTCGCAACTCCGTTACATTAA
- the LOC110787299 gene encoding UPF0235 protein At5g63440 isoform X2 yields the protein MPKRTTHTYSSEDAVPDGPDSELFVYYCKHCSSHVLITDTQLQKLPKRKTDKSYALDKKKHLARLNINEAGRVLLKRGEGMIEKQHRMNCLGCGLFVCYRAEEELEHASFIYIIDGALSTIAAETNPQDAPVPPCISQLEGGLVQVAIEVEDRASRSAITRVNADDVRVAVAAPAARGEANNELLEFMGKVLGLRLSQMTLQRGWNNKSKLLVRLSE from the exons CGAGCTCTTCGTCTATTACTGCAAGCATTGCAGTTCTCATGTCCTAATCACTG ATACCCAATTGCAGAAATTGCCAAAGAGGAAAACTGACAAGTCATATGCGTTGGACAAAAAGAAACATCTTGCAAGGCTTAACATCAATGAAGCAGGGAGGGTTCTTCTGAAGCG AGGAGAAGGGATGATAGAAAAGCAGCACAGGATGAATTGTTTAGGTTGTGGTCTTTTTGTTTGCTATAGAGCTGAAGAAGAACTGGAACATGCATCTTTCATATACATAATTGATGGCGCACTTAGTACTATTGCTGCTGAAACAAACCCACAG GATGCTCCTGTGCCACCTTGCATATCACAGTTAGAAGGTGGGCTTGTGCAGGTTGCAATAGAAGTTGAAGACCGTGCATCACGTTCAGCAATTACAA GGGTTAATGCTGATGATGTAAGAGTAGCTGTAGCCGCACCTGCTGCACGTGGGGAAGCAAATAATGAGCTCCTCGAATTCATGGGGAAG GTTTTAGGTCTTAGGTTGAGCCAGATGACTCTTCAGAGAGGATGGAACAATAAATCAAAGCTCCTTGTG CGTTTGTCTGAATAG
- the LOC110787299 gene encoding UPF0235 protein At5g63440 isoform X1: MPKRTTHTYSSEDAVPDGPDSELFVYYCKHCSSHVLITDTQLQKLPKRKTDKSYALDKKKHLARLNINEAGRVLLKRGEGMIEKQHRMNCLGCGLFVCYRAEEELEHASFIYIIDGALSTIAAETNPQDAPVPPCISQLEGGLVQVAIEVEDRASRSAITRVNADDVRVAVAAPAARGEANNELLEFMGKVLGLRLSQMTLQRGWNNKSKLLVVEDLTARQVYEKLLEAVQP, encoded by the exons CGAGCTCTTCGTCTATTACTGCAAGCATTGCAGTTCTCATGTCCTAATCACTG ATACCCAATTGCAGAAATTGCCAAAGAGGAAAACTGACAAGTCATATGCGTTGGACAAAAAGAAACATCTTGCAAGGCTTAACATCAATGAAGCAGGGAGGGTTCTTCTGAAGCG AGGAGAAGGGATGATAGAAAAGCAGCACAGGATGAATTGTTTAGGTTGTGGTCTTTTTGTTTGCTATAGAGCTGAAGAAGAACTGGAACATGCATCTTTCATATACATAATTGATGGCGCACTTAGTACTATTGCTGCTGAAACAAACCCACAG GATGCTCCTGTGCCACCTTGCATATCACAGTTAGAAGGTGGGCTTGTGCAGGTTGCAATAGAAGTTGAAGACCGTGCATCACGTTCAGCAATTACAA GGGTTAATGCTGATGATGTAAGAGTAGCTGTAGCCGCACCTGCTGCACGTGGGGAAGCAAATAATGAGCTCCTCGAATTCATGGGGAAG GTTTTAGGTCTTAGGTTGAGCCAGATGACTCTTCAGAGAGGATGGAACAATAAATCAAAGCTCCTTGTG GTGGAAGATCTCACTGCAAGACAAGTATATGAGAAGCTTTTGGAAGCTGTTCAACCATAA
- the LOC110787262 gene encoding F-box/LRR-repeat protein 13-like — protein sequence MLEKDEENGICKLPRSVIHGIMERLPLKDGARMSILSSKWRNNWRTLPGLVLDDNFFIQVLGYKLYSTHEYSRIVSKILLQHKGPITKFSLDIPEAMGKDPDVYQWIQFLSGNYIKEFTLTIFNKLQIQLPSPLFSCPNLTKLRLRGCVFKPPRSFKGFQYLVSVDFEDVYGFTISKFVAKCPLLEDFSLRNHNNGVDQLCGVLRTLPLLEFTHVRNLDLTSFNSCSELFCTIRIIQSCPNVETLHISVKVSEKMTDSVEFNLTTSDLSYKFLQLRNVTVRFDRGSGFELKLIVEFLLACSPVLEMINLEINEQLNAKAKLNVSKKLMQFHKAFSNIIIFTSMASRVDQASDTYSYSDDEDEEIGGYSSCNLNDTPIPESEMEEYSGTDGNHHIISSDDDIKEVVDILQGNTFNF from the exons ATGCTGG AAAAGGATGAAGAAAATGGAATTTGTAAGCTTCCTCGAAGTGTAATACATGGGATCATGGAACGCTTACCGTTGAAAGATGGTGCAAGGATGAGTATATTATCCTCAAAATGGAGAAACAATTGGCGAACACTTCCTGGTCTTGTTCTTGATGATAATTTCTTCATACAAGTGTTGGGATATAAACTATATAGCACACACGAATACAGTAGAATCGTCAGTAAAATTCTGTTGCAGCACAAAGGCCCCATTACAAAATTTAGTCTTGACATTCCTGAAGCCATGGGGAAGGACCCTGATGTTTACCAGTGGATACAATTCCTTTCTGGGAattacatcaaggaattcactCTAACAATCTTTAACAAATTACAGATTCAATTGCCTTCTCCTCTCTTCTCTTGTCCCAATTTAACCAAGTTAAGGCTTCGTGGCTGTGTATTTAAGCCTCCACGATCTTTTAAAGGCTTCCAGTATTTAGTCAGTGTTGATTTTGAGGATGTTTATGGTTTCACTATTAGCAAATTTGTTGCTAAATGTCCATTGCTAGAGGATTTTAGTTTAAGAAACCATAACAATGGTGTTGATCAACTAT GCGGTGTATTAAGAACGCTTCCTCTTCTGGAGTTTACTCATGTCAGAAATCTGGACCTCACAAGTTTCAATTCCTGCAGCGAGCTCTTCTGCACTATTCGCATAATTCAAAGTTGTCCTAATGTTGAAACCCTGCATATTTCG GTAAAAGTTTCGGAGAAGATGACTGATTCTGTTGAATTTAACTTGACTACTTCAGACCTTTCCTACAAATTTCTCCAACTCCGTAACGTTACTGTCAGATTTGACAGAGGATCAGGTTTCGAGCTCAAGCTTATTGTTGAATTTCTGCTTGCCTGCTCTCCTGTGTTAGAAATGATCAATCTTGAGATTAATGAACAACTTAATGCCAAGGCCAAGCTGAATGTGTCAAAGAAGTTGATGCAGTTCCACAAGGCATTTTCTAACATTATCATTTTTACCTCTATGGCAAGTAGAGTTGATCAAGCTTCAGACACTTACTCATATTCAG atgatgaagatgaagaaattGGTGGATATTCAAGCTGTAACTTGAACGATACTCCGATTCCAGAATCAGAGATGGAAGAATACTCTGGAACTGATGGTAATCATCACATAATCAGTTCTGATGATGACATTAAAGAAGTTGTGGACATACTTCAAGGCAACACCTTTAATTTCTGA